Proteins from one Impatiens glandulifera chromosome 2, dImpGla2.1, whole genome shotgun sequence genomic window:
- the LOC124924137 gene encoding microtubule-associated protein 70-2-like yields MATNQKNSYCSNGDGMTSSASMKSRRKSATVSRLNSDVDDIINVLHGSDPVRIELNRLENDVRDKERELGDAQAEIKALKYSERLKEKAVEELTDELKKVDKKLKASEFLLESKNLEIKKINDEKKSALAAQFAAEGTLRRVHANQRDDEMPPIEAIITPLEAELRLTRLEVAKLQEDNRALDRLTKSKEAALLEAERTIQMALAKAAMVDDLQNKNQDLLKQIEICQEENRILDKMHRQKVAEVEDLTQTVRELEEAVLAGGAAANAVRDYQRKVQEMNDEKRILDRELARAKVSANRVATVVANEWKDSNDKVMPVKQWLDERRFFQGEMQQLRDKLAVAERTAKAEAQLKEKYLLRFKVLEEKLKPTPNCVSRAPTTERRSISNGRARRQSIGGVELSRQSSNSSLLKRSNSHSGSRTNASSILLKHGNTSSMSFDGGNNNSAAKAPEKVEDEPASLGNQFRSSDMGYFRESIGNDNRIKTDNEDFVSGMLYDMLQKEVVTLRKACHEKDQILKDKDDAIEMLAKKVETLNKAMEVEAKKMRREMTAMGKEITSMRITSKEQDPRGLRSGVRGQQNVSHSHLRRNT; encoded by the exons ATGGCGACCAATCAAAAAAACTCTTACTGCAGCAACGGCGATGGAATGACCTCGTCGGCGTCGATGAAGTCCAGGAGGAAGTCGGCGACCGTCTCCCGACTGAACTCTGATGTCGATGACATCATCAACGTCTTGCACGGCTCCGATCCGGTCAGAATCGAGCTTAATCGTCTCGAGAATGATGTTCGAG ATAAAGAAAGGGAACTGGGAGATGCTCAGGCAGAAATCAAGGCACTGAAGTACTCAGAACGCTTGAAAGAGAAGGCAGTTGAAGAA TTAACTGATGAGCTAAAGAAGGTGGATAAGAAACTGAAAGCATCCGAATTTCTGTTAGAAAGCAAG AATCTAGAAATCAAGAAGATAAACGATGAGAAGAAATCTGCTTTAGCTGCACAGTTTGCAGCAGAGGGAACTCTAAGAAGAGTCCATGCTAATCAGAGAGATGATGAGATGCCCCCTATTGAGGCCATTATCACTCCACTCGAGGCAGAGCTGAGACTGACACGGTTGGAG GTAGCGAAGTTGCAGGAAGACAACAGAGCACTGGATCGTCTAACCAAATCCAAGGAGGCTGCTCTACTGGAAGCTGAGAGAACTATTCAGATGGCTTTGGCAAAAGCAGCAATGGTTGATGATCTGCAGAATAAAAATCAAGATCTCTTGAAACAGATTGAAATTTGCCag gaggaaaatagaatattagACAAAATGCATCGCCAGAAAGTTGCAGAGGTTGAGGACCTTACACAAACTGTTCGTGAGCTTGAGGAGGCGGTTTTGGCTGGTGGGGCCGCTGCTAATGCCGTGCGAGACTACCAGAGAAAAGTTCAAGAAATGAAC GATGAGAAAAGAATTCTGGACAGAGAACTTGCTCGAGCAAAAGTAAGTGCCAATAGGGTTGCAACTGTAGTTGCTAATGAATGGAAAGATTCAAATGATAAAGTCATGCCTGTAAAGCAATGGCTTGATGAACGGAGATTCTTTCAG GGAGAAATGCAACAGCTTCGTGATAAACTAGCCGTAGCTGAACGAACAGCAAAGGCTGAAGCCCAATTAAAA GAAAAATACCTGCTTCGTTTTAAAGTTTTGGAAGAAAAGCTTAAGCCAACCCCTAACTGTGTTTCCCGTGCCCCCACCACCGAACGAAGAAGCATAAGCAATGGCAGAGCTCGTCGCCAGTCTATTGGTGGAGTTGAACTGTCCAGACAATCCTCTAACAGTAGTTTATTGAAAAGATCAAATTCACATTCTGGAAGTAGAACAAATGCTAGTAGCATTCTTCTAAAGCACGGAAACACATCGTCTATGTCTTTTGACGGTGGCAACAACAATTCAGCTGCAAAAGCACCAGAGAAAGTCGAGGACGAGCCTGCTTCTCTTGGGAATCAATTCAGAAGCAGTGACATGGGTTATTTCCGTGAGTCTATTGGGAATGATAACAGAATAAAAACCGACAACGAAGATTTTGTTTCTGGTATGTTATATGACATGTTGCAGAAAGAGGTTGTAACACTGCGTAAAGCTTGCCATGAGAAAGATCAGATCCTTAAGGATAAAGACGATGCAATCGAG ATGCTGGCTAAGAAGGTAGAGACGCTAAATAAAGCTATGGAAGTGGAGGCAAAAAAGATGAGGAGGGAAATGACTGCAATGGGAAAGGAGATAACGTCAATGCGTATTACTAGCAAGGAGCAGGATCCAAGGGGACTGAGGAGTGGAGTTCGAGGCCAACAAAATGTCTCTCACTCACATTTAAGAAG GAACACATGA